A single window of Pyrus communis chromosome 10, drPyrComm1.1, whole genome shotgun sequence DNA harbors:
- the LOC137748945 gene encoding uncharacterized protein isoform X2 — protein sequence MAKEAYAARNPDEVHTDVLSNARQACYKARDAFYACVEKESDKKQTEIASKGLLYAAECKASREEFVKHCRTSWVKHFDALYCKNKSLKRLLDDKDSRRGV from the exons ATGGCCAAGGAAGCTTACGCCGCACGAAACCCAGATGAGGTTCACACAGACGTGCTCTCCAATGCCAGACAAGCTTGCTATAAG GCTCGGGACGCTTTCTATGCGTGTGTGGAGAAAGAATCGGACAAGAAGCAGACCGAAATCGCATCGAAGGGCCTGTTGTACGCAGCAGAATGCAAAGCTTCGAGGGAGGAGTTTGTCAAACACTGCCGTACTTCTTGG GTGAAGCATTTTGATGCGCTCTACTGCAAGAACAAGAGTCTGAAGAGGCTTTTGGATGATAAGGATTCGAGGAGAG GGGTATAA
- the LOC137747597 gene encoding small ribosomal subunit protein eS12-like, producing MSGEEEVVVPAAEPVAAAAALGEPMDLLTALQLVLRKSLAHGGLTRGLHEGAKVIEKHAAQLCVVAEDCDQADYVKLVKALCADHNVKLMSIPSAKTLGEWAGLCKIDSEGKARKVVGCSCVVVKDFGEESEGLHVVQEHIKSH from the exons AGAAGAAGAGGTTGTTGTTCCAGCTGCCGAgcctgttgctgctgctgcagctCTAGGCGAACCCATGGACCTTCTGACCGCACTGCAACTTGTGCTGAGGAAGTCATTGGCTCATGGTGGGCTCACACGTGGACTCCACGAAGGTGCAAAGGTCATCGAGAAGCACGCTGCACAGCTCTGTGTTGTAGCTGAGGACTGTGACCAGGCTGATTACGTTAAGCTTGTCAAGGCTCTATGTGCTGACCATAACGTTAAACTGATGTCAATTCCTAGTGCTAAAACTCTTGGAGAATGGGCTGGT CTTTGCAAGATTGATTCAGAAGGAAAGGCAAGAAAGGTGGTTGGCTGCTCTTGCGTCGTTGTGAAG GATTTTGGCGAAGAATCGGAAGGCCTTCATGTTGTTCAGGAGCACATTAAGTCCcattaa
- the LOC137747556 gene encoding NADP-dependent glyceraldehyde-3-phosphate dehydrogenase produces the protein MAGSGLFAEIVDGEAYKYYADGEWKKSSSGKLVPIINPTTRKVHYKVQACTQEEVNKVMETAKIAQKTWAKTPLWKRAELLHKAASILKEHKAPIGESLVKEIAKPAKDAITEVVRSGDLVSYCAEEGVRILGEGKFLVSDSFPGNDRTKYCLTSKIPLGVVLAIPPFNYPVNLAVSKIAPALIAGNALVLKPPTQGAVSCLHMVHCFHLAGFPKGLISCVTGKGSEIGDFLTMHPGVDCISFTGGDTGIAISKKAGMIPLQMELGGKDACIVLEDADLDLVAANIIKGGFSYSGQRCTAVKVVLVMESVADALVAKVNARVAKLTVGPPEENSDITPVVSESSANFIEGLVVDAKQKGATFCQEYKREGNLIWPLLLDNVRPDMRIAWEEPFGPVLPVIRITTVEEGIHHCNASNFGLQGCVFTKDINKAILIGDAMETGTVQINSAPARGPDHFPFQGIKDSGIGSQGITNSINMMTKIKTTVINLPTPSYTMG, from the exons ATGGCTGGGAGTGGATTGTTTGCAGAGATTGTTGATGGAGAAGCATACAAGTATTATGCTGATGGAGAGTGGAAGAAATCATCTTCTGGTAAACTTGTTCCCATCATCAACCCTACCACAAGAAAGGTCCACTACAAGGTTCAAG CTTGTACACAGGAAGAGGTTAACAAGGTCATGGAGACCGCGAAAATCGCACAGAAGACATGGGCTAAGACCCCGCTTTGGAAGCGGGCCGAGCTCCTTCACAAGGCTGCTTCTATCCTCAAAGAACACAAAGCTCCAATTGGGGAGTCACTGGTTAAAGAAATTGCTAAACCTGCTAAAGATGCTATCACAGAG GTTGTGAGGTCTGGAGATTTGGTGTCTTACTGCGCCGAAGAAGGGGTTAGGATTCTCGGGGAAGGGAAGTTCTTGGTGTCTGATAGTTTCCCAGGAAATGACAGAACAAAATATTGCTTAACTTCCAAG ATTCCGCTCGGCGTGGTTCTAGCCATTCCACCATTTAACTATCCTGTCAACCTTGCTGTCTCAAAAATTGCTCCTGCGCTGATCGCTGGAAACGCCCTTGTGCTCAAGCCCCCAACTCAG GGTGCTGTTTCTTGCCTTCATATGGTGCATTGCTTCCACTTGGCTGGATTTCCCAAAGGCCTTATTAGCTGTGTCACTGGGAAAGGATCTGAGATCGGCGACTTCCTTACCATGCATCCTGGAGTGGACTGCATTAG CTTCACTGGTGGTGACACCGGCATTGCAATTTCGAAGAAGGCAGGCATGATCCCTCTTCAAATGGAGTTGGGAGGAAAAGATGCATGCATTGTGCTTGAAGATGCCGACCTAGATTTGGTCGCGGCAAATATAATAAAGGGAGGCTTTTCATACAG TGGTCAAAGATGTACGGCTGTTAAGGTTGTCTTGGTGATGGAATCCGTTGCTGATGCCCTCGTCGCGAAAGTGAATGCACGAGTGGCAAAATTAACCGTTGGTCCACCAGAGGAGAACAGTGACATCACTCCTGTTGTCTCGGAATCATCTGCAAATTTTATTGAAGGTTTGGTTGTGGATGCAAAACAGAAAGGAGCAACATTTTGCCAAGAGTACAAGAGAGAGGGCAACCTTATCTGGCCTTTGTTGTTAGATAATGTCAGACCGGATATGAGAATTGCGTGGGAAGAGCCATTCGGCCCAGTCTTGCCCGTTATTAGGATTACTACGGTAGAAGAAGGAATCCACCATTGTAATGCCAGTAATTTCGGACTCCAG GGCTGTGTGTTCACAAAGGACATCAACAAGGCCATTTTGATTGGTGATGCAATGGAGACAGGAACTGTTCAAATAAACTCCGCACCTGCTCGTGGACCAGATCATTTTCCGTTCCAG GGCATAAAGGACAGTGGAATTGGGTCACAAGGAATCACCAACAGCATCAACATGATGACCAAGATCAAGACCACTGTAATCAACTTGCCAACCCCTTCTTACACCATGGGTTAG
- the LOC137747389 gene encoding small ribosomal subunit protein eS12-like produces the protein MSGDEEVAVPVAEPVAVPAALGEPMDLLTALQLVLRKSLAHGGLTRGLHEGAKVIEKHAAQLCVVAEDCDQADYVKLVKALCADHNVKLMSIPSAKTLGEWAGLCKIDSEGKARKVVGCSCVVVKDFGEESEGLHVVQEHLKSH, from the exons ATGTCAGG AGATGAAGAAGTTGCTGTTCCTGTTGCTGAGCCTGTTGCAGTTCCTGCAGCTCTAGGTGAACCAATGGACCTTTTGACAGCCTTGCAACTTGTGTTGAGGAAGTCATTAGCTCATGGTGGGCTCACTCGTGGACTCCACGAGGGTGCAAAGGTCATTGAGAAGCATGCTGCACAGCTCTGCGTTGTAGCTGAGGACTGTGACCAGGCTGATTATGTTAAGCTGGTCAAGGCACTATGTGCAGACCATAATGTTAAACTGATGTCAATTCCTAGTGCTAAAACTCTTGGAGAATGGGCTGGT CTTTGCAAGATTGATTCAGAAGGAAAGGCAAGAAAGGTTGTCGGTTGCTCTTGTGTTGTTGTGAAG GATTTCGGTGAAGAATCAGAAGGCCTCCATGTTGTTCAAGAGCACCTCAAGTCCCATTAA
- the LOC137747273 gene encoding bHLH transcription factor RHL1-like: MQPCSREMQEMNSLLNSSASSSQLSLQDHHHLQQQPHSHSQMHHQIPTPSSSHFDSATHDDFLEQMLSTLGPSWASAADDAPPPLSSNPDNVVFSYDDSATLAAKFRSQQISAGSGADKSASASAAAAAAMMLQHQLMMSRSGAADSGFGPTGLSLENNGDFDRSNNDVGDGSSFKSPNQVGGNGASTVQSLFNGFGASLHGAANSQSPNFHHPQGGQLQAQNYGGAGAAVNQAPVGGSAGAAPAQPRPRVRARRGQATDPHSIAERLRRERIAERMKALQELVPNTNKTDKASMLDEIIDYVKFLQLQVKVLSMSRLGGAGAVAPLVADMSSEGGGDCIQASANGGTRGRSSNGNQTASSSNDNSMTVTEHQVAKLMKEDMGSAMQYLQGKGLCLMPISLATAISSATCHSRNPLLHNNSNNHQVVPSNGGDGPSSPSMSVLTVQSATMGNVGVDGSVKDATSVSKP; encoded by the exons atgcagCCTTGTAGCAGAGAAATGCAGGAAATGAACTCCTTGTTGAACTCCTCAGCCTCATCCTCCCAACTCTCCCTCCaagaccaccaccacctccaacAACAACCACACTCTCACTCCCAGATGCATCATCAAATTCCAACCCCCTCCTCATCCCACTTCGACTCCGCCACCCACGATGACTTCCTCGAGCAAATGCTCTCCACCCTCGGCCCCTCCTGGGCCTCTGCCGCCGACGATGCCCCGCCTCCGCTCTCCTCCAACCCAGACAATGTCGTCTTCTCCTACGACGACTCCGCCACCCTCGCCGCCAAGTTTCGCAGCCAGCAGATCAGCGCCGGTTCCGGCGCTGACAAGTCCGCCTCCGCATCAGCCGCAGCTGCTGCCGCCATGATGCTCCAGCACCAGCTCATGATGTCCAGATCAGGCGCCGCCGACTCCGGCTTTGGTCCCACGGGATTGTCTTTGGAAAACAACGGCGACTTTGACCGCTCCAACAACGACGTCGGCGACGGCTCCTCCTTCAAATCCCCCAATCAAGTG GGCGGTAATGGGGCTTCTACTGTTCAATCCCTGTTCAATGGCTTCGGTGCATCACTGCATGGAGCTGCTAATTCTCAGTCTCCAAATTTTCACCACCCTCAG GGAGGTCAGCTGCAAGCGCAGAACTACGGAGGTGCAGGGGCGGCGGTGAACCAAGCTCCGGTGGGTGGCTCAGCTGGGGCAGCGCCGGCCCAACCCAGGCCCAGAGTCAGGGCGAGAAGAGGTCAAGCCACTGACCCACACAGCATAGCCGAAAGA TTACGGAGAGAGAGAATTGCAGAGAGAATGAAGGCTCTGCAGGAGCTCGTTCCCAATACCAACAAG ACAGACAAAGCTTCAATGCTGGATGAGATAATCGATTATGTAAAATTCCTCCAGCTCCAAGTCAAG GTTCTGAGCATGAGCAGGTTGGGCGGTGCAGGTGCTGTCGCTCCCCTTGTTGCTGATATGTCCTCCGAG GGTGGCGGTGATTGTATCCAAGCCAGTGCCAACGGCGGGACCCGCGGACGGAGCTCAAACGGCAACCAAACGGCCTCCTCATCTAACGACAACAGCATGACGGTGACGGAACACCAAGTCGCCAAGCTCATGAAGGAAGACATGGGCTCCGCCATGCAGTACCTCCAGGGAAAAGGCCTCTGCCTCATGCCGATTTCGTTGGCCACCGCCATCTCCAGCGCCACATGTCACTCCAGGAACCCCCTCCTCcacaacaacagcaacaaccACCAAGTTGTCCCGTCCAACGGTGGAGACGGGCCCTCCTCTCCCAGCATGTCCGTGCTGACCGTCCAGTCAGCCACCATGGGTAACGTTGGGGTTGACGGTTCCGTCAAGGACGCCACCTCCGTCTCCAAGCCCTGA
- the LOC137748945 gene encoding uncharacterized protein isoform X1 — protein sequence MAKEAYAARNPDEVHTDVLSNARQACYKARDAFYACVEKESDKKQTEIASKGLLYAAECKASREEFVKHCRTSWVKHFDALYCKNKSLKRLLDDKDSRRGPLSLPQPYTFKPTTTS from the exons ATGGCCAAGGAAGCTTACGCCGCACGAAACCCAGATGAGGTTCACACAGACGTGCTCTCCAATGCCAGACAAGCTTGCTATAAG GCTCGGGACGCTTTCTATGCGTGTGTGGAGAAAGAATCGGACAAGAAGCAGACCGAAATCGCATCGAAGGGCCTGTTGTACGCAGCAGAATGCAAAGCTTCGAGGGAGGAGTTTGTCAAACACTGCCGTACTTCTTGG GTGAAGCATTTTGATGCGCTCTACTGCAAGAACAAGAGTCTGAAGAGGCTTTTGGATGATAAGGATTCGAGGAGAGGTCCGTTGTCACTTCCACAGCCTTACACTTTCAAGCCTACCACCACTAGTTAA